A genomic stretch from Georgenia muralis includes:
- a CDS encoding lysophospholipid acyltransferase family protein codes for MEQLTRFRSVTHRWARFFAQRWILGGIVGTFTSTSVEGADNLEGLTDPFVVVANHSSHMDATVLVTRLPYRVTRRLAVAAAADYFFNTWWRRFLTGLFFNSYPVHRTGQGKGKGMSQRLLAEGVPILIFPEGTRARDGVMKAFKPGAAALCIKENVPCVPVALIGTHDAMPVGRSWPKPGRPPIRLLVGRPMRPRSGERAREFNDRVAARVRAMLTMQTPYVLGDHVVPGGEDDHADGTGGQRPDQPPAQQEEAS; via the coding sequence ATGGAGCAGCTCACCCGCTTCCGGTCGGTGACGCACCGGTGGGCCCGGTTCTTCGCGCAGCGGTGGATCCTCGGCGGGATCGTCGGGACGTTCACCTCCACCTCGGTGGAGGGCGCGGACAACCTCGAGGGGCTGACCGACCCGTTCGTCGTCGTCGCCAACCACTCCAGCCACATGGACGCCACCGTCCTGGTCACCCGTCTGCCCTACCGTGTCACGCGCCGCCTGGCGGTCGCGGCCGCGGCGGACTACTTCTTCAACACGTGGTGGCGGCGGTTCCTCACCGGGCTGTTCTTCAACTCCTACCCCGTCCATCGCACCGGCCAGGGCAAGGGCAAGGGGATGTCGCAGCGGCTGCTCGCCGAGGGGGTGCCGATCCTCATCTTCCCCGAGGGCACCCGCGCGCGGGACGGCGTGATGAAGGCCTTCAAGCCCGGCGCGGCGGCGCTGTGCATCAAGGAGAACGTGCCGTGCGTGCCCGTCGCGCTCATCGGTACCCACGACGCCATGCCCGTCGGGCGGAGCTGGCCGAAGCCCGGCCGGCCCCCGATCCGGCTGCTCGTGGGCCGGCCCATGCGGCCTCGCTCGGGCGAGAGGGCCCGCGAGTTCAACGACCGCGTCGCCGCCCGGGTGCGCGCGATGCTCACCATGCAGACCCCGTACGTCCTGGGTGACCACGTGGTCCCCGGCGGGGAGGACGACCACGCCGACGGCACGGGCGGGCAGCGCCCCGACCAGCCGCCGGCGCAGCAGGAGGAGGCCTCGTGA
- a CDS encoding HAD-IB family hydrolase, with protein sequence MSKPLDGAHVLLTGATGFVGQAVLEKLLSAYPTTRVSVLVRPRGELSAQARVDKLLRKPVFRPWRARLGEEAAAAAVDERVTVISGDLGDLPPLPGDLDVVLHSASTVSFDLPIDEAFTANVGGPVSLYEALAAAGGDPHVVHVSTAYVAGLRKGVAEERPLDHGVDRDLEQTQALLAREEAEAASRRPDVLRRLLDDAQAQHRRAGAAAVAEAAEEARREWVRAELVEAGRTRAQSLGWTDVYTFTKALGERAAEELWAGAGHRLSVVRPTIIESSLKHPYPGWIDGFKVADPLIAAYGRGLLPEFPALADTVLDVIPVDFVVNAILAAAAAPAPAGEPQFFQVSSGITNPLPIGRLYRLVREYFEAHPLKDAEGAHVQVPSWSFPHTGAVERALGRRERAVDLADKALGRLPANQRTRGWMSTLDKARRDLGTLRKFTSLYQPYTQTEVIFDDARTRALHAGLPAERRTEHGFDVTEIDWQHYLQEVHIPGVPGLMRDRRSKDAGGPPPALPQRTDVVAVFDLQRTLAAATLVEHYLWIELAARPVRHWPGSLANLLALGPRYLGAERRDRSDFIRTFMRRYEGIAEEELRGVVARVVEPSLRRGLLTEAVEQVRAHRAAGHRTVLVTGEIDVFVEPLAGLFDEIVAGSMEKDAEGRWTGHLAASPLVGEARAAWLRRYARERGVNLAESYAYGDSYADRSWLEVVGHPNAVNPDASLYRYASARRWPVHAWTTTAEGRLSPVLRSIKGAQRA encoded by the coding sequence ATGTCCAAACCGCTCGACGGCGCCCACGTCCTGCTCACCGGGGCCACCGGCTTCGTCGGCCAGGCCGTCCTGGAGAAGCTCCTCTCCGCCTACCCGACCACGCGCGTCAGCGTGCTCGTCCGTCCGCGCGGGGAGCTGTCCGCGCAGGCCCGGGTCGACAAGCTCCTGCGCAAGCCCGTCTTCCGCCCCTGGCGTGCGCGGCTGGGCGAGGAGGCCGCGGCGGCGGCCGTCGACGAGCGGGTCACCGTGATCTCCGGCGACCTCGGCGACCTGCCCCCGCTGCCCGGCGACCTCGACGTCGTCCTGCACTCCGCCTCGACGGTCTCCTTCGACCTGCCGATCGACGAGGCGTTCACCGCGAACGTCGGCGGACCCGTCTCGCTGTACGAGGCCCTGGCCGCCGCGGGTGGCGACCCCCACGTCGTCCACGTCTCGACCGCCTACGTCGCGGGCCTGCGCAAGGGGGTCGCCGAGGAGCGTCCCCTCGACCACGGCGTCGACCGTGACCTCGAGCAGACGCAGGCCCTCCTGGCCCGCGAGGAGGCCGAGGCCGCCTCCCGCCGTCCCGACGTCCTGCGCCGCCTGCTCGACGACGCCCAGGCGCAGCACCGGCGGGCGGGTGCGGCCGCGGTCGCCGAGGCGGCCGAGGAGGCCCGCCGCGAGTGGGTGCGGGCCGAGCTCGTCGAGGCCGGCCGCACGCGCGCACAGTCCCTGGGCTGGACGGACGTCTACACCTTCACCAAGGCCCTGGGCGAGCGGGCGGCCGAGGAGCTGTGGGCCGGCGCCGGGCACCGCCTGTCCGTGGTGCGGCCGACGATCATCGAGTCCTCCCTCAAGCACCCCTACCCGGGCTGGATCGACGGGTTCAAGGTCGCCGACCCGCTCATCGCCGCCTACGGGCGCGGGCTGCTGCCGGAGTTCCCCGCCCTGGCCGACACCGTCCTGGACGTCATCCCCGTCGACTTCGTCGTCAACGCGATCCTCGCCGCGGCGGCCGCTCCCGCCCCGGCCGGGGAGCCGCAGTTCTTCCAGGTCTCCTCGGGCATCACCAACCCGCTGCCCATCGGGCGGCTCTACCGCCTCGTGCGCGAGTACTTCGAGGCGCACCCGCTCAAGGACGCCGAGGGCGCGCACGTGCAGGTGCCGTCGTGGTCCTTCCCGCACACGGGCGCCGTCGAGCGGGCGCTGGGCCGGCGCGAGAGGGCGGTCGACCTCGCCGACAAGGCGCTGGGCCGTCTGCCCGCCAACCAGCGCACCCGGGGCTGGATGTCGACCCTGGACAAGGCCCGGCGCGACCTGGGCACCCTGCGCAAGTTCACCTCCCTGTACCAGCCCTACACCCAGACCGAGGTGATCTTCGACGACGCCCGCACGCGCGCGCTCCACGCCGGCCTGCCGGCCGAGCGGCGCACCGAGCACGGGTTCGACGTCACCGAGATCGACTGGCAGCACTACCTCCAGGAGGTCCACATCCCCGGGGTGCCCGGGCTCATGCGGGACCGTCGGTCCAAGGACGCCGGCGGCCCGCCGCCGGCGCTGCCGCAGCGCACCGACGTCGTCGCCGTCTTCGACCTCCAGCGCACCCTCGCCGCGGCCACCCTGGTCGAGCACTACCTGTGGATCGAGCTGGCCGCCCGGCCGGTGCGGCACTGGCCCGGCTCGCTGGCGAACCTCCTCGCCCTCGGCCCGCGCTACCTCGGCGCCGAGCGCCGGGACCGCTCGGACTTCATCCGCACCTTCATGCGGCGCTACGAGGGCATCGCCGAGGAGGAGCTGCGCGGCGTCGTCGCGCGCGTCGTCGAGCCCTCGCTGCGGCGCGGCCTGCTCACGGAGGCGGTCGAGCAGGTGCGGGCGCACCGGGCCGCCGGCCACCGCACGGTGCTGGTGACCGGGGAGATCGACGTGTTCGTCGAGCCCCTCGCGGGCCTGTTCGACGAGATCGTGGCCGGCAGCATGGAGAAGGACGCCGAGGGCCGGTGGACCGGGCACCTGGCGGCGTCGCCGCTGGTGGGCGAGGCGCGCGCGGCGTGGCTGCGGCGCTACGCCCGTGAGCGCGGCGTGAACCTGGCCGAGTCCTATGCTTACGGCGACAGCTACGCGGACCGCTCGTGGCTCGAGGTCGTCGGCCACCCCAACGCCGTCAACCCCGACGCCAGCCTGTACCGGTACGCCAGTGCGCGGCGGTGGCCGGTCCACGCCTGGACCACCACCGCGGAGGGGCGGCTCTCGCCGGTCCTGCGGAGCATCAAGGGGGCGCAGAGGGCATGA
- a CDS encoding SDR family NAD(P)-dependent oxidoreductase, protein MTERGRADAARPAAGARPAAGARPAADGARPAGARSVLDGRALVTGGTSGIGLAFAHALAARGCPLVIVARDATRLEKTADQLRWRYGVDVETIRADLSEVTDVATVVERLVDPTSPVEILVNNAGRGLHSPLLGEDLSEHDDALDLMVRAVLHLGGAAGRVMGERGHGVIVNVGSVQAFIAMGAYSALKAWVYSYSEVLALELEGSGVQVTTLLPGWVRTEFHDRAGVSRSKIPEVLWLDPERVVAECLADVERGRPRSTPSRRYKVLAFLAQYAPRPAVRFVAARIVRLRRR, encoded by the coding sequence ATGACCGAGCGGGGCAGGGCCGACGCCGCACGTCCGGCCGCCGGCGCACGTCCGGCCGCCGGTGCGCGTCCGGCCGCCGACGGTGCGCGTCCGGCCGGTGCTCGCAGCGTGCTCGACGGCCGCGCCCTCGTCACCGGCGGCACCTCGGGCATCGGGCTCGCCTTCGCCCACGCCCTTGCCGCCCGCGGCTGCCCCCTCGTCATCGTCGCGCGCGACGCCACGCGCCTGGAGAAGACCGCCGACCAGCTGCGCTGGCGCTACGGCGTCGACGTCGAGACGATCCGGGCGGACCTGTCGGAGGTCACGGACGTCGCGACGGTCGTCGAGCGACTGGTCGACCCCACCTCGCCGGTGGAGATCCTCGTCAACAACGCCGGCCGGGGCCTGCACAGCCCGCTGCTGGGCGAGGACCTCTCCGAGCACGACGACGCGCTGGACCTCATGGTCCGCGCCGTCCTCCACCTCGGCGGGGCCGCCGGGCGCGTCATGGGCGAGCGTGGCCACGGCGTCATCGTCAACGTCGGCTCGGTCCAGGCGTTCATCGCCATGGGCGCCTACTCCGCCCTCAAGGCGTGGGTGTACAGCTACTCCGAGGTCCTCGCGCTCGAGCTGGAGGGCTCCGGCGTCCAGGTGACCACGCTGTTGCCGGGGTGGGTGCGCACCGAGTTCCACGACCGCGCCGGGGTCTCGCGCTCGAAGATCCCCGAGGTGCTGTGGCTCGACCCCGAGCGCGTGGTCGCCGAGTGCCTCGCCGACGTCGAGCGCGGCCGGCCCCGGTCCACGCCGTCCCGCCGGTACAAGGTGCTGGCCTTCCTCGCCCAGTACGCCCCGCGCCCCGCGGTCCGGTTCGTGGCCGCGCGCATCGTCCGGCTGAGGAGGCGCTGA